The proteins below are encoded in one region of Plasmodium relictum strain SGS1 genome assembly, chromosome: 5:
- a CDS encoding ran binding protein 1, putative — protein sequence MEEDKNDYNPEEEVTTGNWNTPKVELKEVEIKTGEEDESLFWSGRSKLYRWVDGEWKERGLGESKLLLHKKKGIIRFLLRQEKTLKVVANHYIYPSESYCKLVPNAGSEKIYAWTVKDFAEEPKIEQFALKFNSAEAAKVFKEKFDEAGRINIKLLNNKEGEKVNEKEEKEETDKNDNDSKEKEKEKEKTNDTKVDNEEKKKEEKDNEKEDKEKYEAKKEEKKMEKENMDTKSKEEKEKKEVAIKEKDNDCTNKIKNDEKKEDKKEEKNKENSESEQTENKKENIKREN from the exons atggaGGAAGATAAAAACGATTATAATCCAGAAGAAGAAGTTACTACAGGAAACTGGAACACCCCAaag GTTGAATTAAAAGAAGTAGAAATAAAAACTGGAGAAGAAGATGAAAGTTTATTTTGGTCAGGAAGATCAAAATTGTATAGATGGGTAGATGGAGAATGGAAAGAAAGAGGCTTAGGTGaatcaaaattattattacataaaaaaaaaggaattataAGATTTCTATTAAGGCAAGAGAAAACTTTAAAAGTTGTTGCTAATCATTATATTTATCCAAGTGAATCTTACTGTAAGCTTGTACCAAATGCTGGAAGTGAAAAAATTTATGCTTGGACAGTTAAAGATTTTGCAGAAGAACCTAAAATCGAACAATTTgcattaaaatttaatagtGCTGAAGCTGCAAAAGTATTTAAAGAAAAGTTTGATGAAGCAGGtagaattaatattaaacttcttaataataaagaaggtgaaaaagtaaatgaaaaagaagaaaaggaagaaacagataaaaatgataatgattcaaaagaaaaagaaaaagaaaaagaaaaaacaaatgaCACTAAAGTAGacaatgaagaaaaaaaaaaagaagaaaaggataatgaaaaagaagataaagaaaaatatgaagcaaaaaaagaagaaaaaaaaatggagaaAGAAAATATGGACACGAAAagtaaagaagaaaaagaaaaaaaagaagttgCAATTAAAGAAAAGGATAATGATTgtacaaataaaataaaaaatgatgaaaaaaaggaagataaaaaagaagaaaaaaacaaagaaaattCGGAAAGTGAACAaacagaaaataaaaaagaaaacataaaaagagaaaattaa
- a CDS encoding apical merozoite protein, putative, producing the protein MNYKFSFFCILLSILSIKLIFKCNSINVNNTDNLIKDNFHKKPKNRWSNKNAEKELEEKGNSHNLVEVSNNYENNKTDVRKNIEKLKILSKNLKNENSGNNTEIIKNINDIDDSKFKSYILNEIHNNENLGKQKKSEEDIKSLEQNSQKLLYDIREWLNSVRNIEEKSNVLKDIKNQLLNNIVSLNQTLTQEIENINEIKKLQKEQNAIFSENWLYFFPSTSEYLLDDKKHPKYDILNYLEEYNKKEKGEHENNVRKHNIKSLSLHIFLNYFIFFLIIAILFN; encoded by the coding sequence atgaattacaaattttcttttttttgcattttaTTAAGTATACTTTCAATAAAGCTTATCTTTAAGTGTAATAGTATTAATGTAAATAACACCGATAATTTgataaaagataattttcataaaaaaccAAAAAATAGATGGTCAAATAAAAATGCTGAAAAAGAACTAGAAGAAAAAGGTAATTCACATAATTTAGTTGAAGTATCTAATAactatgaaaataataaaacagatgtaagaaaaaatattgaaaagcTAAAGATATTAAgtaaaaacttaaaaaatgAGAATTCAGGAAATAATActgaaattataaaaaatataaatgatatagaTGATAGTAAAtttaaatcatatatattaaatgagATTCATAATAATGAGAATCTaggaaaacaaaaaaaaagtgaagaagatataaaaagTTTAGAACAAAATTCACAAAAGTTGCTGTATGATATTCGTGAATGGTTAAACTCTGTTAGgaatatagaagaaaaatcAAATGTTTTAAAggatataaaaaatcaattattaaataatattgtaTCACTAAATCAAACTTTAACacaagaaatagaaaatataaatgaaattaagAAGTTACAAAAAGAACAAAATGCTATATTTTCAGAAAATTggctatatttttttccttcaACATCTGAATACTTATTAGATGATAAAAAGCACCCAAAGtatgatatattaaattatttagaagaatacaataaaaaagaaaaaggggAACATGAAAATAATGTAAGGAAGCATAATATTAAATCACTTAGCTTAcatatttttctaaattatttcattttttttttaataatagctattctatttaattaa
- a CDS encoding 60S ribosomal protein L7ae/L30e, putative yields METTKIISDTNTNIITKNEEKNKAVNKGNNDDNDKKKNYDKVIEEIKIENKNCYISKISEPLLKKKYYKNFLKVLDYAYYAKVGASHVIKTNTNLQEERKKILKTKFIVIGLNQVIKAIRKGFQGIVILAVDIFPINIICHLPAFCEESNIPYTFVTTKNKLAHLCKLKRSITCLFIFKPNDEISKFEETINEYNHKQKIVNYKKLYDKLLKGVKKNHPFFQS; encoded by the coding sequence atggaaaCAACAAAGATAATTTCTGATACAAATACAAatattataacaaaaaatgaagaaaaaaataaagctgTAAATAAGGGaaataatgatgataatgataaaaaaaaaaattatgataaagtaattgaagaaataaaaatagaaaataaaaattgttatatatcaaaaataaGCGAACcattattgaaaaaaaagtattataaaaattttttaaaagtactAGATTATGCATATTATGCTAAAGTAGGTGCATCTCATGTGATAAAAACAAATACAAACTTACaagaagaaagaaaaaaaatattaaaaacaaaatttatagTTATTGGATTAAATCAAGTAATAAAAGCTATAAGAAAAGGATTTCAAGGTATAGTTATTTTAGCAGTAGATATATTTcctattaatataatatgcCATCTACCTGCATTTTGTGAAGAATCAAATATTCCTTATACTTTTGTtacaacaaaaaataaattagctCATCTatgtaaattaaaaaggTCAATTACctgtttatttattttcaaacCAAATGACGAAATTTCCAAATTTGAGGAAACGATAAATGAGTATAAccataaacaaaaaattgttaattataaaaagttatacgataaattattaaaaggagttaaaaaaaatcatcCTTTTTTTCAGTCATAA